The Triticum aestivum cultivar Chinese Spring chromosome 6D, IWGSC CS RefSeq v2.1, whole genome shotgun sequence genomic sequence ACATTGCACACTTTAATCAGTAGATTGTTAGACACCAATTAGTGCAAACCACTAATATGGGGATCAATTGATATACTTCATCCGTCTATTTTACTCCGCATATAATTTTATAGAAAAaatgtcaacattcacaatacgaaatcaatattgttagatgcgctatgaatttaatttttatATTGTATTACTgtagtattgtagatgttgctattttttcatataaatttggtcaaactttacaaagtttgacttcaaacaaatcttgtatgcagagtaaaaagaaccGAAGGGAATATCATCCAATGTGATGGTAATGGATTTAAGTGCAGGTATAATCAAAGCACATAAATACAACAAACTAAAGAAGAAAAGAGGCATAAATGCATCAGAGACTCGATTTTCCATCATCGTTTCAACCTCCTGAAGGGGAATCCGACACAGAAAAACAATAACAGAAAGTGTAAAACGATAATAACTTATGTCCATAGTAAGCAGACTGTAAGAAGAGAAATATAAATTCTTTATAAAAGGCATATCTGGTCAGGTTGTGCAACATCTGAAAAGAAAACGGAAATGTTATCTGGTTAACGTTCCCCAGGAAGCCCACACTAGCGAACCTTGTCTCTATCGTCCGATGTGCTACACTAATCTTTGCGCGCTCTAGAGTGCCAGTTCAACATTTGGAGATCGTTCACCGGGCAATGCTCTCCAGTGAACcatccttttttattttatttttcaaaaaaaaacacgagagaggtgcaccaggtggggTCTTAACTCTTGACCTCCTGCTAGAGTGAGCGCATGCTTTACAACTTGGGCTATAGTGCTTTTTTGTGTACACATGTTTTTTAACCATCTCTATGTATTACTGAAGTGttttgttttaattcattttttcatttgaaacaaaaacaaaaaaatcccgaattttttgaattgattttttgccctcacttgacatttttattattaagagcatgGCATTTTAATAATTAtaacatggcatttttattataactAGGTTCAGCTAATTATTTTGCCTCTCATTATTCCTTCCTTTATATGACATGTCCTTTTTTTCgggaaactttcgatctattcatttttaatcatggcagtacaacgaatatcaaaaataataaaaattatatccagatccatagaccatgtagcgacgactacaagcagcTCTTCAATGATTTGTATAAATTACTAAGCTATCATGTTCATCCATCGAGAATGTATGAGTGGCATATCTTCCATAGGTTTGAAATTGATGATGAATGAACAAAGCTATTTCACCTGGAAAGATCAAATATGAACGCAAGTTTGGTTGCATTTTTCCCACTGTTGACCAACTAATTTATGTTTGGCGCCCATCATTGTATCATTTTGATGAATGAAATATCTATCTCTGTGGATATTATTCCAGTTCATCCCTTATATAAATACGTACAATTTAACTCATGAAATCTTCCTTCAGATAAGTAAATTGCAAACTTCAACGATTTAATACTCCATAGTAAAAAAAATATCTACAGAAAGCTATATGCAAATGTTTTTGCCGCAACGCACGGGAAATCATCTATTAACAAAGATGAGGGAGTGACCTTCAGTTTCATGCAAACCCTGCCTGCTCTGCTATGATGTGTTTCGGATCGCAGCATTCTTCCAGCAGCATGTACTTGTACGTGCGTGCGTGCTGTGGAAGTTATCTCGTGCTGCTGGCCACGCTGGTCAGCCTGCCCAGCGGTGTGTTTGTCGTGGGCCGTGGTCAACGTGGCGATCGAGGTCCCATGCCGTGCTGCAACCACCGCCAGCAGGTGACAATGGAGCGATCGATCGTGCGTGCGCGACCTTTTCTTTCCCGACTGGATCACAGGAGCGATCGTGCGCGTGGTCGCGGATAGGAGGGATGGGAGACGAGAGAAGATCCCATCGTGATACGCGTATCGCGGCCGTATCTCGTGTATCGCCGCCGTCCAGCACGCCGACATTCAGAGGCCTAAAACAGCCATCCAATAATAAATATAAAAATTCTCAACATTGAAAATGTCATCCTCTTTTATAATAAAAATGTGATGCCAACAACTAATAAAAATGTCATGCTCTCCATAATAAAACTGCCACCTGTTAACAATAAAACTGTCAACCACCTAATAATAGAAATGACATGGTATTAATATAAAAAATGTCATGCTCTTAACCATAAAAATGATATCCTCTTGACAAATAAAAAATGGCATGTTACTAAAAATAAAAATGCCATGCTCctaataataaaactgtcatcctcttaataataaaaatgccatgttaCTAATTATTAAAATACCATGCTCTTAATTAAAAAATTGCCATGGGGGCATTAAAAGAGACATAGAAAGTGTCATGCTACATATAATAAAAAATGCACATGGCAACTTTAGAAAGAAAAATCCCCTCTAAAAATAGTGATTTTTGTTCTTTCAAAAAGGGAAAATTtcaggattttttttcaaatggaaaatgaatttaaaAGCAAATCAACTCAAATACATAAAAGGTGTTTGAGCGCAAAGTGTTCGCAAACACCTCTATGGCAGGGCACAGGTTCGATTCCCCAGATCCGTGCGGCCAAATCAGCCACGTATGATAGTCCTCATGATCATGTGGCATGTGCAGAATGAAATAACTCATGGCAAGACCCCACCTCCCGCGGAAGCATCTTGCAGATTTCTACAAGGCTACATCAATTCCTTGTTGTGCATTCATCAATGGCCCCAAGGTAATATGGAGAAAGGAAAGATGGTTGTTCAGGTTGGTCTTCTGGCGCCACAAGAGCACGTTCAGCAGAAGGTGGAGCTGCGGGGGCTTGGTCTTGCGGACAGACCAAGGGGGCATCATCTTCACTGCCTGTAAGGAAAATCGGACATGCGATAATGGCCTGGAAGCCGAGTTGGTGCCGTGTAGGGAGGAGCTCGAGCTAGCCCTGCACCGTATAGATCTGCCCATTCTCATCGAGATGGATAGTGTCAAAGCTGTGAACATGTTGAACGCTTCGACAAGGGGTCGTTCGAGGAATCGCGTGCTAGCTGAGGAGATTAAGAGGATGAAGGATGGCGAGACTAGGGAGATTTCTATCACGGCTATTAGTCACTCGCAAAATAAAGCTAGCCACGCTCTTGCTGCTACGGTGGGAGTACCCCCGCCCCTGCGCGCGCGCCGCTTACTGCAGTATGCATGGCTGGGTTTGAGTATGCGTGACATCGTAAACTTGGTTCTGACGGACTTGCCTCCTTGAGTAATAGAAATCTCCCTTTACCCCGAAAAAGAAAAAGATCAGACTGATGGAAGGGGCGATCACCAGCAACATCCTCCTGGCGACAGTTCCCCAAATAGCATTTCCGTACTTTTCTCCTTCCCTTCCCTTTTAGCAGCAGTGAAGACCGATCGTGAGTGCTATCTTTAGGACAGGGACACATTCATTCCAGAGAGGGAAAGGGAGGAAAAGAGAGTCAAGGGAGAGAAAGAGTAACCACCGTGGCTAGCTTGTCCCATCGTGTGTCCCTCATCTGGTCTGGTCTATATAAGCACGACTGCTTCTCCCATCACTCCTGCCTGTCCCTGTCTCCTTCCGGCCTCCCACTCCTCCTCTTGTCCTCCGCATGTAAGCAGCTCGCTTGATCGATCGGCTCGGACAAGAAGCAACCCGCCTCAATCCCCGACGGCCTGGTCATAGTGGAGTGCTGTGCTGGTATATAGGCGGAGGACATGGTGAAGTTCTCGCGGGAGTACGAGGCCAGCATCATCCCGGAGTGGAAGGGAGCATTCGTCGACTACAAGTGCCTCAAGAAGCTCATCAAGAAGATCAAGCTGGGACGGCGCGATGCCGACGACAGCAACGGAGACTGCTCGCTGGAggaggccgccctcgccgccggcgtcgaGAGCGTCGGCTATGGTGGTGGCTTCTCCGTGCTCGACCCCGTCCACGCCCTGGCCTCCCGGTTCGCGCCCAGGGTGCACGTCTCCTCGGTGCGTGCTTTCACGCGTCAGGCGATACGAATAGATATGCTGAGTTGGTCGTGATCTGTCTTGGCTGGCTCTACGTGCGTGCACGCTACTGACGTGCATTTTGACACacaggaggacgaggagagcgggGATTCCGGGGAGCTCGTGCCACCCACGGACAAGCATGTAAGCATGAACGCATTCATCGGTGCATCAACAAATTTGATCATCTTGATGGTGCAAAGCAATTGATGTGTTTGATGTGTGCAGGAGCGGGAGTTCTTGGAGAAGGCGGACGAGGAGCTGGAGAAGGTGAACTCCTTCTACGCGACAAAGGAGGCGGAGCTGCTGGGCCGCGGCGAGGCGATCATCGACCAGCTGCGCATCCTCGCCGACGTCAAGCGCATCCTGGCCGACCACGCCGCCACCCGTCGCGCCAGGCGCACACTCTCCGCGGTGGCACCGTCCTCGCCAGCGCTCAGCGGCTCCGGCCTGGCCACGCCGCAGTCCATGTCAGGTACGTGTCCATACTCCATACCGGTGCACGCACTCGCCCGTTGGTCCCAGCACATGAACCCCACTGCCTCGATCATCCTTTACGCGTGTGCATGGCAAATGGCAATATAGCATGGGCGCGCGAGCTGACACAAACGGCGCGTAATGGCGGCGTACAGATGGGagcgtggagctgcagcaggcgcaGATGACGGAGGGCGTGGCGGTGGCCGACGAGGTGATGGCGGCGCTGGAGCGCAACGGCGTCAGCTTCGTGGGGCTACCGGGGAAGAAGGACAGCAAGGCCGGGAGGCTGCAGCTGCCGGCGACGGTGCGGATCGACATTCCGGCCAGCAACCCGGGGCGGGCGGCGCTCAAGGTGTGGGAGGAGCTGGTGAACGTGCTGCGCAAGGAcggcgccgaccccgccgccgccttcgtccaccGCAAGAAGGTGCAGCACGCCGAGAAGAACATCCGCGACGCCTTCATGGCCCTCTACCGCGGCCTCGAGCTGCTCAAGAAGTTCAGGTGCACACTCCTGCCGCCATCGCCACTTTGCTTTCGCCATGAGAATTGTGACATCTTTTGGGTGGTGGCGCTTACGGATTTTTTTGTGCTTTTTTCTGttgcatggatggatggatgggtgcaGTTCTCTTAATGTAAAGGCGTTCACCAAGATTCTCAAAAAATTCGTCAAGGTATGcaacatactcccttcgtcccaaaataaagttagtacaaagttgagatacTTATTTTAAGACGGAGTAGCAGTATTTTTATGTAGCGTAGGTGCTTTGGCAAATGGATGGATAGGAACAGTGTAGAGTGTTAAACAACACGAGGATGTTGTACTTAGCTGTACAACACAAGGATGTTGTACTTCAGATCATGTAGTATCAGTTATAATCAAGTAGCACACAGCTTGTGATATGTGTGGTTGTCCTAGTGAATTGGCATACTACTGCAATATACAACTAACCTACCTCTGAAAAAAACTAGCGACAGAATTGACATAAATAAACATGATTAAAACCGATGTTTTTCACTGTCGGCAACTGACACGAAATGCTCTCTCAGGTGTCAGGGCAGCAGCAAGCGACGGACCTTTTCTCGCAGAAGGTGAAGGGATCATCGTTCAGCACCTCCGACAAGGTATCAtcatcagttcatcgtcatctacatcCTGTCCAACCCTGAAGAATACGAACTGAAGGAATTGATATTCATGGAAATTCTGAGAGCAGGTTCTTCAGCTGTCAGACGAGGTGGAGTCACTCTTCCTGAAGCACTTTGCGGGCAATGACAAGATGGTGGCGATGAAGTACCTCAACCCAAAGCAGCCCAAGAGCACGCACATGATCACCTTCCTCGTAGGTAGGCGCGTACATTCAGAAGTCAGATTCACCTATGTAGTACCATCTACAGTGGAGAAATTCGGAATTCTAACTTCGCGGTTCTTTGTCTCGTGTTTGTTTTCAGGGTTGTTCACGGGCACATTTGTGAGTCTGTTCATCATATACACCATCATGGCACATGCTTCCGGCATTTTCGCCTCTGTCGGAGACACGGCCTACCATGAAGTAGTCTACCATGTCTTCAGGTAACCTCTCAGACCAAGATTCTAACCATATACTcgctccgttcccaaatataagtctttttagagattccaacaaaggactacatacagagcaaaatgagtgaatctacactctaaaatatgtccatatacattcgtattttgtagtccatttgaaacctctaaaaagacttatatttagaaacagagggggTATTATATAAGAGCTCTGTTATTGGTATGAGCtcaacattttttgattttttatcaagGGTTTGATGATTAAGGATGAAATTTTACCTTGACCTGACAGTAGATCCTCCTTTGTTCTCCTGCAGCATCTTCGCACTCATCAGCCTGCACTGCTTCCTCTACGGATGCAACTTGTTCATGTGGAAGAGCACACGGATCAACCAGAACTTCATATTCGACTTCGTGCCCAACACTGCCCTCACGCACCGGGATGCCTTCCTCATGTCCGCCTTCATCATGTGCACCGTTGTGACCGTGTTGGTCATCAACCTCTTCCTCATAAACGCCTGTGTGCCCTACACCAATGCCGTGCCAGGGGCCCTCAT encodes the following:
- the LOC123146070 gene encoding phosphate transporter PHO1-2 isoform X1, with amino-acid sequence MVKFSREYEASIIPEWKGAFVDYKCLKKLIKKIKLGRRDADDSNGDCSLEEAALAAGVESVGYGGGFSVLDPVHALASRFAPRVHVSSEDEESGDSGELVPPTDKHEREFLEKADEELEKVNSFYATKEAELLGRGEAIIDQLRILADVKRILADHAATRRARRTLSAVAPSSPALSGSGLATPQSMSDGSVELQQAQMTEGVAVADEVMAALERNGVSFVGLPGKKDSKAGRLQLPATVRIDIPASNPGRAALKVWEELVNVLRKDGADPAAAFVHRKKVQHAEKNIRDAFMALYRGLELLKKFSSLNVKAFTKILKKFVKVSGQQQATDLFSQKVKGSSFSTSDKVLQLSDEVESLFLKHFAGNDKMVAMKYLNPKQPKSTHMITFLVGLFTGTFVSLFIIYTIMAHASGIFASVGDTAYHEVVYHVFSIFALISLHCFLYGCNLFMWKSTRINQNFIFDFVPNTALTHRDAFLMSAFIMCTVVTVLVINLFLINACVPYTNAVPGALIVLSAGLLFCPFNVFYRSTRYCFMRIMRKIIFSPFYKVVMADFFMADQLTSQIPLLRHTEFAACYFMAGSFRAYPYETCTKNQQYKHLAYVISFLPYYWRAVQCLRRYLEEHDVNQLANAGKYVSAMVAAAVRLKYKATPTPFWVWMVLITSTGTTVYQLYWDFVKDWGFFTPKSKNLWLRDDLILKNKFTYYVSMVLYFVQLIFSMTLVQKGAAFGALIISQMQTLNLVLRLSWTKSVMKISITKNETRLLDFSRASLEIIRRGHWNFYRLENEHLNNVGKFRAVKTVPLPFCELETD
- the LOC123146070 gene encoding phosphate transporter PHO1-2 isoform X2; its protein translation is MVKFSREYEASIIPEWKGAFVDYKCLKKLIKKIKLGRRDADDSNGDCSLEEAALAAGVESVGYGGGFSVLDPVHALASRFAPRVHVSSEDEESGDSGELVPPTDKHEREFLEKADEELEKVNSFYATKEAELLGRGEAIIDQLRILADVKRILADHAATRRARRTLSAVAPSSPALSGSGLATPQSMSDGSVELQQAQMTEGVAVADEVMAALERNGVSFVGLPGKKDSKAGRLQLPATVRIDIPASNPGRAALKVWEELVNVLRKDGADPAAAFVHRKKVQHAEKNIRDAFMALYRGLELLKKFSSLNVKAFTKILKKFVKVSGQQQATDLFSQKVKGSSFSTSDKVLQLSDEVESLFLKHFAGNDKMVAMKYLNPKQPKSTHMITFLVGLFTGTFVSLFIIYTIMAHASGIFASVGDTAYHEVVYHVFSIFALISLHCFLYGCNLFMWKSTRINQNFIFDFVPNTALTHRDAFLMSAFIMCTVVTVLVINLFLINACVPYTNAVPGALIVLSAGLLFCPFNVFYRSTRYCFMRIMRKIIFSPFYKVVMADFFMADQLTSQIPLLRHTEFAACYFMAGSFRAYPYETCTKNQQYKHLAYVISFLPYYWRAVQCLRRYLEEHDVNQLANAGKYVSAMVAAAVRLKYKATPTPFWVWMVLITSTGTTVYQLYWDFVKDWGFFTPKSKNLWLRDDLILKNKFTYYVSMTLNLVLRLSWTKSVMKISITKNETRLLDFSRASLEIIRRGHWNFYRLENEHLNNVGKFRAVKTVPLPFCELETD